GCCACCACCGGTTATATTGCTTTACAAGACCACGGTAATAAAGCCTACTATCGTAACATGAAAATTAAAGAGCTATAAGCCTTAGCTAATTCTATTAATACATCTGAAAAAAGTTGGCCGGTAGCTTCAAAACTATAAAGCTACCGGCCAACTTTTTAAATTTTCATAAATTTAAAATCTCGCAAAAGTTGTTAGTGAAGACATTAACAACGGCAAATGACGTTTCATTTTCCTATTCTGCCGCTTGTGCCGCCGTTTGTTTCTTCACAAACGGCTTTTTGCCTAATTTCTTATGCCACCGTTTGTGTCTTCACAAACGGTATTCTGCTTCTTATTGGGGAAGTCCAACTATTTTATTTATCCCAAACCGGGTACCTCGGCTAGGTTATAGAAAATTAACTTACCTTGTTCCTGCCCTACTTTCACCATTTCGTCGGCGCCGTTTGAAGATCCGCCAATGCGCAACACGGCATCACATTTACTAATTAACCGGATAGCTACCGGGTGAAAAATAGCTTTAAATATTTCATCACCGGTTTGTTTGGAGCCGGCAGCTTCTACTAAAGGCAAAGCAAACCATTCGCCGAGCACCGGTAAATGGCCACATTGGTAAAGTTCCAAGGCTACGTCGGTCATGTGTTTTACGTTGGCGGCTATTTTTTCCGGTTCGTCGTTCGTGCCGGAGCGGTACGGCCCGGCTACCAATATCATTAAAGGCTTTTCCATTTTTAGGCGAGCAAATTTTCGAGTTTGGCGTATTGCAACAGCATAATGGTTTTAGCATCTTTTATTTCGCCGGTTTTAATCATTGCCAAAGCTTCATCCAGGCCCAGCTCCAGTACTTCAATATTTTCCTGTTCGTGTTCTACGCCGCCGCCCTCGTTTACTTTCATTTCTTTAGCGTATTCGGCCACAAAAAAATACAAGATTTCGGTAACCGAACCCGGCGACATGTAGGCTTCAAAAATTTTGCGCACTTCTGTTA
The sequence above is a segment of the Adhaeribacter swui genome. Coding sequences within it:
- a CDS encoding DUF4406 domain-containing protein codes for the protein MEKPLMILVAGPYRSGTNDEPEKIAANVKHMTDVALELYQCGHLPVLGEWFALPLVEAAGSKQTGDEIFKAIFHPVAIRLISKCDAVLRIGGSSNGADEMVKVGQEQGKLIFYNLAEVPGLG